GCAGAGCATGAGGTGTTTAGCAGATACAATGTAGGACGGAAATCATTGATATAACTACATTCTATATACAGCGACCGATAATTTTCTATGCCAAAAGTATTAAGAAGAGTTCGTATATTTGACTGATTTGTTTTAGTTATTTTGTTGCTAAAATAAGTTTATTAAATGAATTTTGGAGGAAATAACTTGAAAATAATCAAAGCAATCGTTGTACTAGCTATACTTTCTGGTGCTGCTCTTTTTGGAGCTAAACTATACACGCAAAATAAATCAGATGAGCTTTCAGGCACCATCGATCAATTAAACCCTTTAGTCACAAATGGAGAAGTTTATGTCAAAACCAAAAGAGCTGATAGTATCAATAAATATGGGATTACAACTTACACACAACAAACAGTTGACAAGAATGGCAATAGTAAAGAGCTGACCTTTACTGCAGATCATGAACTAACAACGGATCGCTATTTGAAAATTTACAATAAAGGTGCACACGTAGAAACCTATGAGGAAGTTACTGAAGAGACTATTCCTAAAAAGGCACTACAACAATTGAATAAATAAACGAAAAGACTGCCCACTTACAATCCGAACTTGTTTTGTCGGAATATAAATGGGCAGTCTTTTTTTTGCAATCAATTTGTTCAAATAGCCTGAGGTATAAAGTCAATTGTACATAAATCATTATAATGAAAATGGATTGTAGCTTGAATTCGTCCATCATCAATTAATTTTTGTGCAGTGTCTTTTACGTCTTCTTGGTCAAATTGCTGGAAATTGATTACGTTTGCTACAAAGTGAGGGGATTTCCGATTGGAAGCCTCAAGAATGAGCGTTTCAATTTGTGGATTAAACGTCACTAGCTTTCACCTCTTTTGTTAACAGTACCACGTTATCATCAGAATGGATAGCATTTCAGTGATATATGAAGATATGGAAAGAAAAAATTTCACAATTCATTTGTTTTAAGAATCTCACGTTTATAGCAAGAATAGGCATCAGAGTCTCTTAAAATGGTCAATTTTTTATCCGATAGGTCGGCCAATTTTTTTAATTCAAAAATATTTTTTGTTTCAAAATGGTGATTCCAAACAAACATCATTCTCAATAAATTAAGTGTAGGCTTATAATGAGCTACTTCTTTATTCGTTATTTGTTTGATGAAGCGACTGAAGATTCGGTAAACTCGAGTGAAATAAGGTGGTAGCAATAATAAAACAATATCTGCATCATCTATCGCCGGTTTGATCCACTCTTTCGTTGCCGTCCCTTCGATGATCCAACTTTCTTTCGCCAAAATAGTCTGCAGCTGTTTGGTAGACTCTAATTCTGAGTAAGGTTTATCTCCAGTTGGCTGACGATTCCAAATAAGATTATCCAATTCATAGTAGGTAATCTTTTTTTCTGTCGATAGTTGTTTGGCAAAGCTTGTTTTACCACTGCCAACAGGTCCAGCGATCAAGATTTTTTTCATAGCTTTCCTCCATACTTTAAAGAAAAAGCCCTGAATAAAACTAAACGTCAGTTTTGTCCAGGGCTCTATATCCGAATAAATGCTTTTGTTCTAGCTACTTATTACTCTATTTTTTTGCTTCTTGTAAAATATTGATTTTTTCGATTCGGATGTCTTTTTTAGGTTTGTCTTGATCAGCAGTTTCAGCTGAAGCGATTTTATCTACAACGTCCATCCCTTTTGTTACTTGACCAAAAACAGTGTGTTTACCATCTAAGTGGGGTGTACCACCTTTTTTGTAAGCATCAATGATTTTTTCTGGATAATCATCTTTTAGTAAGCCATCGGACATGTCATCAGTATTTTGTACAATAAAGAATTGACTGCCATTCGTACCATTTCCTTTTTCATCTTTACCAGCATTGGCCATTGATAATGCACCACGGATATTATAAAGTTGATTTGAGATTTCATCATCAAACGAACCATTCCAAATGCTCTCTCCACCAGTTCCATCCCCCTTAGGATCGCCACCTTGAATCATAAAATTCTCGATAACACGATGGAAAAGAACATTGTCATAATAACCATCTTTGGCATGTGTCATAAAGTTTTCAACGGTTTTCGGTGCTTGTTTAGGAAATAGTTTGATTTCAATAGTTCCTTCAGTCGTGACCATCTCAACTAAATCTTCATCTTCGTTAACAGTATCTGATAGTTGTGGTAATTCTAGGGAATTCAAATCAACCGATTCAGATGATTTTGTTTCAGTTGAAGAGGTAGCAGAAGAATCTGCTGCTTTTTCCTTGTTAGGTCCACAAGCTGCAAATAATACTAATGTTGCTAAAAGAGCTGTTGCAGCAATGAATTTTTTTGTTTTCATAAAGTTAAGTCTTCCTTTCAAAAATAGTTACATCTCATAATAACAAATCATCTATCGAACTGCCAGCCAAAATGGGAAATTTTTAAGATTCATAAAAGGTGTAGACCACTTTTTCTTATTCTGCTATAATGAAAATGGATACATTATAATCAATACAAATCTTAGGAGGCAGTAATAATGGGAAAATTAGGTATTTCTATTTATCCAGAACGTTCAACTTTTGAAAAGGACAAAGCTTATCTAGACTTAGCACATAAATATGGTTTTAAACGTGTCTTTACAAGTTTACTTCAAATTACAGAAGACAAAGAAAAGGTATTAGCAGAGTTTAAAAAAGTTGTTGATTATGCCAATAGTCTTGGAATGGAAGTCATGGTTGATATCAATCCTGCCTTATTTGAACAATTAGAAATCTCTTATGATGACTTATCATTTTTTGACGAGATGGGCGCTTACGGCGTACGTTTGGATGTTGGCTTTACTGGCGCCGAAGAAGCAAAAATGACACGTAATCCTTTTGGCATTAAAATCGAAATTAACATGAGTACAGGAACAAGCTATGTTGATAATATTATGAGCTATTCACCGAATACGGATAATTTATTAGGTTCGCACAATTTTTATCCGCATCGTTATTCTGGTTTAGGCTACGATCATTTTGTTTTTTGTTCTGAAAAATTCAGGAAATATAACTTGAATACTATGGCTTTTGTGAACTCTCATGATGCAACTTTTGGTCCTTGGCCAACACAAGATGGATTATGTTCATTAGAAGACCATCGTGATCTAGAAATCGCTACTCAAGTGAAACATTTAGTATTGACAGGTTTAATCGATGATATCTTAGTTGGAAATGCTTATGCATCAGAAGCAGAACTTAAGGCAATGGCAGAGGCATTTAATGCGGAATACCCATCTGTAAAAGTCGATGTTGCACAAGACATTACAGCCGACGAAAGAGAAGTCTTGTTCACAAGTCTTCATTCTTATCGTGGTGATCGTTCAGAATATATTTTACGTTCTACTATGACAAGGATTCATTTTAAAGATCGTGCATTTCCAGCTCATAATACAAATGATATGACAAAAGGAGACGTATTGATTGATAATGTTGATTATGGTCAATATAAAGGCGAAACCCAAATCGCGTTAAAGGAAATGAAAAATGACGGACGAGTGAATGTTGTGGGTCGTATCTCTGAAGATGAGTTATTCTTATTAGACTTCTTAAAACCTTGGTCTAGTTTTAAATTGATTGAAAATAAATAATAAAGTAAGTTTGAGATTGAGTGAAAGGAGCTAATCCTTTTACTTAATCTCTTTTTTCTTTCTTAAGATTTTTCCTAAACTATTTTAAATAATTACTCTATCGCTAAAATAGAAGAAAACGAGGTGTATCGATGGAAAAAGAATTAAGTCTGCTAGTAGCAAAGCTTCAAGGTATTGCACAAACAGGTAAAAAGTATGGAAAAGATATTTTTGATCAAGAACGCTACGAAGAACTATCTCAAGTAACCAAAGAACTAATGAGTATATTGTATCTTAATCTATCAAATCAGGATTTAGCAATTCTTGTTGATCAAGATGAAGGGTACGCTACGCCAAAAGTAGATATTCGAGCAGTTGTCTTCAATCAAGAAGGAAAATTATTATTAGTAAAAGAAAAAAGTGATAACGCTTGGTCTTTGCCAGGCGGCTGGGCTGATATTGGTTATTCACCAAGCGAGATTGCTGAAAAGGAGACCTTAGAAGAAGCGGGTTTAACGGTTAAGGCGAAGAGGCTCATTGCTGTATTGGATAAATCAAAACATGACTTTCCGCCAGCACTGACGTATACTTATAAGTTTTTCATTCGATGTGAACCTCAAAATGAACTATTAGCCACAGGTGTCGAGACCAATGATGTGGGGTACTTTTCACTACAAGAAATTTATTTGCTTTCTCTTTCTAAACATCGAAATATCATTGACAATTTTGAAATGATTTTTGCTGATTATCAAAACGAGAAAAAGACCATAATTTGTGATTAATATTGCGAAAATCCCAATAAAACATTATACTATTTAAGAATTTGAAAAAAGTTAGTATTATTTATGGTGTTTGAGTTAGACTAAGCCCATTTGATCAAATAATACTATTAAATAGGGAGCAGTGGGATGAATCGAATCGTAAAAATTTTGATAGCTATAGTCGTATTGGTTGTAATTGTGTTGACGGGAGCTGGGATGTATTTCTACAATTACGCAGTTGTTCCATCAGAAAAAGATTTTCTAGCAGGTGGTACTCCTGGAACAGATGTTGAAGCGAAAACACCACAGGAAAAATGGTTTAAAGACAAAAATAATCGAACCTATTGGACAATGACATCCAAAGACGATTTAAAGCTAAAAGCAATCTATTTACCAGCTGATAAAAAAACAGATAAAAATGTTATTATGGCTCATGGCTATATGGGTAGTGCTGAAACAATGGCCAGTTTTGCTAAAATGTACCATGATTGGGGCTATAATGTTTTAGTGCCGGATGCTAGAGGACATGGAGAAAGTGAAGGAGATTATATTGGTTTTGGTTGGCCAGAGCGAAAAGACTACCTTCAGTGGATCGATCAAGTGCTAACTGAAAACGGTAATGATGCACAAATTACTTTGTACGGTATTAGTATGGGTGGTGCCACAGTGATGATGACAAGTGGCGAGAAGTTGCCGAAAAATGTCAAAGCAATCGTTGAAGATTGTGGCTATTCTAGCGTAAATGAGGAATTAGCTTATCAATTAAAAGATATGTTTAATCTTCCCTCATTTCCATTAGTTCCTGTTACAAGTTTGATCACTAAAATTCGTGCTGGTTATTTCTTCGGGGAAGCAAGCTCAGTTGCGCAACTGAAAAAAAATAAAGTTCCAATGCTATTTATCCATGGTGATGCAGATAAGTTTGTGCCATTTGAAATGTTGGATGAAGTCTATAATGCTACAGATGTACCAAAAGAAAAATTGGTTGTAAAAGGTGCTGCTCATGCAAAAGCCTATACCGTTGATCCAAAAGCGTATAAAGCGAAAGTTGAGAGCTTTTTAACACAATATGTAGATTAACCATTATCGTCACACAGTTTAAACAGCTGGTGGCGATTTTTTCAAGCAGAGAAGTTTAATTGTTTTAGAAAGAAAATTTTATTTAAAAAATATTCTCACTGATTTTACTATACATTTGTTAGAATTCTTTGATATGATAATAAAAAGAAATGAGGTAAAATAGATGGAAGAACAAGTGATTGACTATCTGCATTACTTACAAATAGAACGCGGGCTTTCTCTTAATACAAGAAAAAGCTATGAACGGGACTTATATAAATATATAGCTTTTCTTATAGAGCAAAAAATCGACTCTTGGCAACTGATTGATCGCTATATTATTATGGAATACCTGCAGATACTACATAATGAGAATAACTCGTCGGCAACAATCATCCGTATGATTTCCAGTTTAAGAGGTTTTCATCAATTTTTACGACAAGAACAAATCACGGATCACGATCCGATGCAGCATATTGATTCACCAAAAAAAGCTCAAAAGCTTCCAAGTACACTTTCAGTTGAAGAAGTTACTTTATTGATCGAAACACCTGATACCACAAAACCTTTAGGGGTAAGAAACCGAACGATTTTAGAAGTCATGTACGCAACTGGTTTGCGAGTGACTGAATTGGTAGACTTGAAAATTGGTGACCTGCATTTAGCAATGGGGTTACTTCAAACAATCGGCAAGGGCGATAAAGAACGTATCATTCCTTTAGGTGATTATGCCATTCAGTGGATCGAAAAGTACTTGGAGGAAGCACGCCCTTTTTTAATTAAAAAAAATCAAAATGAAACGCATTTATTTGTCAATCACCACGGCAAACCTTTGTCTCGTCAAGGGGTTTGGAAAAATTTGAAACAAATCGTTCAAGCGGCTGGAATCAATAAGAATATTACACCGCATACGTTACGGCATAGCTTTGCCACACACCTATTGGAAAATGGTGCTGATTTGAGAATTGTTCAGGAGCTTTTGGGCCATGCTGATATATCTACAACTCAAATCTACACGCATATTACCAAACAGCGAATGGCTGACGTGTATAAACAGCACTTTCCAAGAGCCTAACTTGTAAAAATTGGAAGAAAGAAGGTGAGATCATGTTAACGTATTATCGAAAAGAGCAACGAAAAATTGCAATGGGATTATTAAGCTTCCATCAAAAACTGACTGAATATCAGTCACAGTTGAAAGAAATAGATATGTATGAAACAGAAGCTGATTTGCATTTGCTTTTTTGGATACCTGCGGGCGAACAAAATATTCAGGGGATTGTGGGAATTGAAGTAGAAACGTCTGAAGCAATGATTATACATGATATATCGATCAATCCTTCTTTTAGAGGTGAAAAGGTGGGCTTTGATTTATTAAATGAAGTGGTAGAACTGTACCCAGAAATGAAAATTTACGGGACCTTAGCCACATCTGCTTATTTATCTAAGTGGAAAGAACACAAGTCATGAATTTTATGGTAAACTAAAGAGCTGAAAAAGAAAGTTGGATGAACTTGCAGGAAATTAATGTAAAATTAGATGTATTCGAAGGACCGCTGGATCTTCTTTTGCATTTAATCCAAAAATTGGAGATAGATATTTACGATATCCCGATTGCTGCAGTGACGGAACAGTATATGAACTATATCCATACGATGAAAACGTTGGAGCTAGAGATTGCTGGAGAATATATCGTAATGGCAGCAACCTTGATGGCCATTAAAAGTAAGATGCTTTTGCCCAAACAAGAGTTGGAAATGACAGAAGACGATGAAATCTTTGATGGCGAAGACCCACGGGATGCTTTGGTTGCCCAGTTATTAGAGTATCGTAAATTCAAATATGCAGCGGGCCTTTTACATGAAAAAGAATCGGAAAGAAGTCTGTATTATACAAAAGAACCAATGGATATTGATGAGTATAAGGACGACAATCCTTTACTTACGCCGAATCAATTAAATACGATTGACTTATTCTTAGCGTTTCATGCAATGTTGGAAAAGAAAAAAAGCCGACAACCAGTTGAGACAACAGTTGCGGGTGATGATGTATCGATTGAAGAAAAAATTACAGTAATTTCACAAAAAATGCGACAAATTGCTCGTGATACACCAATAAATTTTGAATCATTTTTCACTTCATATTCTAAGCAAGAGGTTGTTACTACTTTTATGGCTTTGTTGGAATTGATGAAAAAAGGAGTTATTCACGTAGAGCAAGAGGACAATTACGGTACTATTTTATTATACAATACGTCTGAAGAAATTGAATCAAGTACGGAGGAAACAGCGTGACCACAATCAGTCAAATCGAAGCGATTTTATTTGTTGTTGGTGAAGAAGGAATCGGTTTAGAAGAGTTATCTTATTTACTAGAATTATCCACTGCCAAAACATATGAAGCCTTGACCGCTTTAAAAGAACGCTATGCATCAGATAAACAAGCAGCATTAAATATTTTAGAAGTTGGCAATCATTTTGTCCTATCTACTAAAAAGGTATTTGCACCATTGTTGAAAAAATATGCGCAATCACCGATTTCTAATTCTCTATCTCAAGCAGCTCTTGAGACCTTGTCGATTGTTGCCTATAAGCAACCAATTTCAAGAGTAGAAGTAGATGAAATCAGGGGAGTACAGTCAGCTGGCTCCATGCAAAAATTAGTTGCTCGTCAATTGATTGAAGAAAAGGGGCGAGTAGATGGTCCCGGCAGAGCTATTTTATATGGAACAACACCTTATTTTATGGATTATTTTGGCTTGAAATCTTTAGAAGAGTTGCCGGACATCCATCAAATGGAAGAAGAAATCGCAGAAGAGTTACCTTTAGACCTCTTTTTCGACCGTTACAAAGAATTAAATAAAGAAGAACCAACAACGGATACAAAGGAAGCGG
The Enterococcus silesiacus DNA segment above includes these coding regions:
- a CDS encoding protein RibT, with translation MLTYYRKEQRKIAMGLLSFHQKLTEYQSQLKEIDMYETEADLHLLFWIPAGEQNIQGIVGIEVETSEAMIIHDISINPSFRGEKVGFDLLNEVVELYPEMKIYGTLATSAYLSKWKEHKS
- a CDS encoding peptidylprolyl isomerase, whose amino-acid sequence is MKTKKFIAATALLATLVLFAACGPNKEKAADSSATSSTETKSSESVDLNSLELPQLSDTVNEDEDLVEMVTTEGTIEIKLFPKQAPKTVENFMTHAKDGYYDNVLFHRVIENFMIQGGDPKGDGTGGESIWNGSFDDEISNQLYNIRGALSMANAGKDEKGNGTNGSQFFIVQNTDDMSDGLLKDDYPEKIIDAYKKGGTPHLDGKHTVFGQVTKGMDVVDKIASAETADQDKPKKDIRIEKINILQEAKK
- a CDS encoding ADP-ribose pyrophosphatase, giving the protein MEKELSLLVAKLQGIAQTGKKYGKDIFDQERYEELSQVTKELMSILYLNLSNQDLAILVDQDEGYATPKVDIRAVVFNQEGKLLLVKEKSDNAWSLPGGWADIGYSPSEIAEKETLEEAGLTVKAKRLIAVLDKSKHDFPPALTYTYKFFIRCEPQNELLATGVETNDVGYFSLQEIYLLSLSKHRNIIDNFEMIFADYQNEKKTIICD
- a CDS encoding segregation and condensation protein A, which translates into the protein MQEINVKLDVFEGPLDLLLHLIQKLEIDIYDIPIAAVTEQYMNYIHTMKTLELEIAGEYIVMAATLMAIKSKMLLPKQELEMTEDDEIFDGEDPRDALVAQLLEYRKFKYAAGLLHEKESERSLYYTKEPMDIDEYKDDNPLLTPNQLNTIDLFLAFHAMLEKKKSRQPVETTVAGDDVSIEEKITVISQKMRQIARDTPINFESFFTSYSKQEVVTTFMALLELMKKGVIHVEQEDNYGTILLYNTSEEIESSTEETA
- the scpB gene encoding segregation and condensation protein B (functions during chromosome segregation; may form a condensin-like structure with SMC and ScpA; forms a homodimer), which encodes MTTISQIEAILFVVGEEGIGLEELSYLLELSTAKTYEALTALKERYASDKQAALNILEVGNHFVLSTKKVFAPLLKKYAQSPISNSLSQAALETLSIVAYKQPISRVEVDEIRGVQSAGSMQKLVARQLIEEKGRVDGPGRAILYGTTPYFMDYFGLKSLEELPDIHQMEEEIAEELPLDLFFDRYKELNKEEPTTDTKEAEEEN
- a CDS encoding recombinase XerD, producing MEEQVIDYLHYLQIERGLSLNTRKSYERDLYKYIAFLIEQKIDSWQLIDRYIIMEYLQILHNENNSSATIIRMISSLRGFHQFLRQEQITDHDPMQHIDSPKKAQKLPSTLSVEEVTLLIETPDTTKPLGVRNRTILEVMYATGLRVTELVDLKIGDLHLAMGLLQTIGKGDKERIIPLGDYAIQWIEKYLEEARPFLIKKNQNETHLFVNHHGKPLSRQGVWKNLKQIVQAAGINKNITPHTLRHSFATHLLENGADLRIVQELLGHADISTTQIYTHITKQRMADVYKQHFPRA
- a CDS encoding alpha/beta hydrolase → MNRIVKILIAIVVLVVIVLTGAGMYFYNYAVVPSEKDFLAGGTPGTDVEAKTPQEKWFKDKNNRTYWTMTSKDDLKLKAIYLPADKKTDKNVIMAHGYMGSAETMASFAKMYHDWGYNVLVPDARGHGESEGDYIGFGWPERKDYLQWIDQVLTENGNDAQITLYGISMGGATVMMTSGEKLPKNVKAIVEDCGYSSVNEELAYQLKDMFNLPSFPLVPVTSLITKIRAGYFFGEASSVAQLKKNKVPMLFIHGDADKFVPFEMLDEVYNATDVPKEKLVVKGAAHAKAYTVDPKAYKAKVESFLTQYVD